In Zonotrichia albicollis isolate bZonAlb1 chromosome 3, bZonAlb1.hap1, whole genome shotgun sequence, a single window of DNA contains:
- the RIPPLY2 gene encoding protein ripply2, translated as MSRGRWGLRAAQRPPGAIKASGPSGGGDKRAAAHRRRMEGGCPHPLLAVLPPQGYSPLCSSRCGGRPGPALTALPSPRSPAPFWRPWVPAPAEAARRSPGPAAPHSPGGLAGASRKLAQYTHPVRLFWPKSRCYDYLYQEAEALLKNFPVQATISFYEDSDSEDDEDQLEQDSGTESDC; from the exons ATGAGCCGGGGGAGGTGGGGGCTCCGCGCCGCGCAGCGCCCGCCGGGGGCTATAAAAGCCTCCGGGCCCTCGGGCGGCGGCGATAAGCGAGCGGCCGCGCACCGGCGGAGGATGGAGGGCGGCTGCCCCCACCCGCTCTTGGCGGTGCTGCCCCCGCAGGGCTACTcgcccctctgctcctcccgGTGCGGGGGACGGCCCGGTCCTGCGCTGACGGCCCTGCCCTCGCCCCGCAGCCCTGCGCCCTTCTGGAGACCGTGGGTGCCCGCGCCGGCTGAGGCGGCCCGGcggagccccggccccgccgcg CCTCACAGCCCCGGCGGGCTGGCGGGAGCCTCCCGAAAGCTGGCGCAGTACACGCACCCCGTCAG ACTATTTTGGCCCAAATCAAGGTGCTATGATTACTTGTATCAGGAAGCTGAAGCACTTCTGAAAAACTTCCCAGTACAGGCTACAATTTCCTTTTATGAAGACTCGGATAGTGAAGATGATGAAGATCAACTGGAACAAGATTCAGGAACAGAATCAGATTGCTGA